Genomic window (Planctomycetota bacterium):
CGTCGACGACACTGCGTCGCGACGGGCCGCCGCTTGTGATCGGACGGGGCGACGAGCCCCATGCCCGCACGCGGGACGTGCTCCGTCAGACAGCGACACGGGCCGTTGATGGTTCGATGACGATTTCGGACGAGCACGACGATGTGCTCGCCGCGACGAGGCTCGGCAGCGTGGTCGCCGTCGTTGCGGTTTCGAGAGACATCGCTCATGCACCGCTGCTCGCAGCCGGCATCTGTTCGCTCGCGTCGCTGGTCCCTCGAACGAAAGCAACGCGGGATGCTTCGTCAGACCTGCCCGCGTCGTATCGCAAGGTGCTGGACCTCCTGCTGGAGGGCCATCGCGAGCGCGACGTCGCCGAGCGGCTGGGCATGTCCGTCCACGCCGTCCACGGCCGGGTCCGCCGCATCTACAGGCGATTCGATGTGACGAGTCGGCCGAAGCTGATCGCCAAGATTCGCCGGTCCGAGTGACTCGCGACGGCCGCGTCCGATCGGTAGGCTGCGGATGATGCTCCGCCTGCTCCTGGCTGTCGTTCTGGCTTCGACCGCTGCCGTCCTCGCACAGCCGACAAGCCTGGCCCCGCCCGGCGGCCTGCGCGAGAATCAGCCAGACACCTTCGCCCTGACCAATGCCAAGGTCGTCGTGCGTCCGGGCGAGACGCTCGACGGTGCGACGATCGTCATTCGGGATGGCCGAATCGTGTCCGTCGGCGAAGATGCTCCTCCCGATGCCACGACCATCGACCTTGCCGGCCACACGATTTACGCCGGCTTCATCAACGCCTATTCCGAGGCGGACGCCTCGGGTTTTGACGAAGACAGCTACACCGGCCACTGGAACGACCGCGTCCATCCACACCTCGACGCGACCGACTTTGACGTCGACGCCGAACACGTCCGCACAGCCGGCTTCGTCGCCCAGGCCGTGTCGTCCAATCGCGGCATCTTCCGCGGCACCGTGGCCCTGCGTGCGACGAGCGACGAGGGCCGGGTCATCACGCACGACCTGGGCCG
Coding sequences:
- a CDS encoding LuxR C-terminal-related transcriptional regulator; the protein is STTLRRDGPPLVIGRGDEPHARTRDVLRQTATRAVDGSMTISDEHDDVLAATRLGSVVAVVAVSRDIAHAPLLAAGICSLASLVPRTKATRDASSDLPASYRKVLDLLLEGHRERDVAERLGMSVHAVHGRVRRIYRRFDVTSRPKLIAKIRRSE